Proteins encoded within one genomic window of Humulus lupulus chromosome 1, drHumLupu1.1, whole genome shotgun sequence:
- the LOC133779433 gene encoding patatin-like protein 2 — MTGICGNINRGKMLTVLSIDGGGIRGIIPGTLLAFLESKLQELDGAEARLADYFDVISGTSTGGLVTTMLTAPNKENRPLFAAKDINNFYLEHTPKIFPQNSSNDFLSIFKNITNLIDTLTGPKYDGKYLHTLLNNLLGDLTLDQTLTNIVVPAFDIKLMQPVIFSTNDGKAKGCKNARLADICLSTSAAPTYLPAHSFKTSDRKGNTRSFDLIDGAVAANNPTMLAISQMLREMTKKKHSLGELMKGENDDDVVGAEHGAGAGATTMDGKRMLVLSLGTGSAKREEKYNAAKASEWGLLSWIFDNGSTPIIDIFGDASSDIVDLLVSTHFQSRHHRNNYLRIQDDTLVGDESSVDIATTENLQRLVEIGNKLLEKPISRVDLETGKYQPIKGEGTNAQALTHFKKLLSQERKLRLSSNKK, encoded by the exons atgaCAGGCATTTGTGGTAATATTAACAGGGGAAAGATGCTTACAGTTTTGAGCATTGATGGAGGTGGCATTAGAGGGATTATCCCAGGAACTCTTCTGGCGTTTCTCGAGTCAAAACTTCag gagtTGGATGGAGCAGAAGCAAGACTTGCAGACTATTTCGATGTAATCTCAGGGACAAGCACAGGTGGGTTAGTGACCACCATGCTCACCGCTCCCAACAAGGAAAATCGACCTTTATTCGCTGCAAAAGACATCAACAACTTTTACTTGGAGCATACACCTAAGATTTTTCCACAGAATAGCAGCAATGATTTCTTGAGCATTTTCAAAAACATTACAAACTTGATCGACACACTGACTGGGCCTAAATATGACGGCAAGTATCTTCATACACTTCTGAACAACCTGCTTGGAGACCTTACTCTGGACCAGACCCTGACAAACATCGTTGTGCCAGCTTTCGATATCAAGCTCATGCAACCTGTCATCTTCTCTACCAATGAT GGAAAAGCAAAGGGTTGTAAAAACGCTCGACTTGCAGATATATGCCTCAGTACCTCAGCGGCTCCTACTTATCTTCCTGCACACAGTTTCAAAACTAGTGATCGCAAAGGAAACACTCGCAGCTTTGATCTCATTGATGGGGCAGTTGCCGCAAACAATCCA ACAATGTTGGCCATAAGCCAGATGTTGAGAGAAATGACAAAGAAAAAGCACTCGTTGGGGgaattgatgaaaggcgagaatgATGATGATGTAGTGGGTGCAGAGCATGGGGCTGGTGCCGGTGCCACGACGATGGATGGGAAGAGAATGCTAGTTCTATCGTTGGGCACAGGATCAGCCAAGCGTGAAGAAAAGTACAATGCAGCCAAGGCATCCGAATGGGGCCTCCTCAGTTGGATTTTCGACAATGGCAGCACACCCATCATCGACATTTTTGGTGATGCTAGTTCTGATATTGTAGATCTTCTTGTCTCCACTCACTTTCAGTCTCGTCATCATAGAAACAATTATCTTCGTATTCAG GACGATACATTGGTTGGAGACGAGTCATCCGTTGATATAGCCACTACTGAGAATCTTCAAAGACTGGTAGAGATTGGAAATAAGCTATTAGAGAAGCCAATTTCAAGGGTTGATTTGGAAACCGGAAAGTATCAACCTATTAAAGGAGAGGGCACCAATGCACAAGCTCTTACTCATTTTAAAAAACTTCTCTCCCAAGAAAGGAAACTTCGATTATCAAGCAATAAAAAATGA